Proteins encoded in a region of the Candidatus Woesearchaeota archaeon genome:
- a CDS encoding segregation/condensation protein A, with the protein MNATIATPLPDARTSHEKVIDIVLKEDDLNWKELIYDLVRKEHMNPWDIDVSLLAEKFLSMIGKLREMDFRIGGKMVLTSSLLLKLKSDKLLLDDLQSFDDLLNGTQDTEEDLLDDGFEFEQTDINQFLNNQRKLVPRTPQPRERKVSVFDLVEALEQALDTDVKRQRALSRVETEEQITAPAKSFDLTETMNVLQGQLRKMFTKKKTKIFFHDLLDENSKQDKVFTFLPLLHLDNQRKIDLLQKEHFGDIEVHVLNREFM; encoded by the coding sequence ATGAATGCAACAATCGCAACACCACTTCCGGACGCGAGAACGTCACACGAGAAGGTTATAGACATTGTACTCAAAGAAGATGACCTTAATTGGAAGGAGCTTATCTACGATTTAGTCCGAAAAGAACATATGAATCCTTGGGATATAGATGTTTCACTTCTTGCTGAAAAATTTCTTTCTATGATAGGAAAACTGCGAGAAATGGATTTTCGCATCGGCGGAAAAATGGTTTTGACTAGCAGTTTACTTCTAAAGTTAAAAAGTGATAAACTCTTACTTGATGATTTACAAAGCTTTGATGACCTTCTTAATGGCACGCAAGATACAGAAGAAGACCTACTTGATGACGGCTTTGAATTTGAACAAACAGATATTAATCAATTTCTTAATAACCAACGAAAACTCGTGCCGCGAACACCACAACCACGAGAGCGAAAAGTATCTGTATTTGATTTGGTAGAAGCACTTGAGCAAGCACTTGATACTGATGTAAAACGACAACGAGCATTATCCCGCGTAGAAACAGAAGAGCAAATAACTGCACCTGCAAAGTCATTTGATCTTACGGAAACCATGAACGTACTTCAAGGGCAACTTCGAAAAATGTTTACTAAAAAGAAAACCAAAATCTTTTTTCACGATTTGCTTGATGAGAACTCCAAACAAGACAAAGTATTTACATTCTTGCCACTTCTTCATTTAGATAATCAGCGAAAAATTGATCTTCTTCAAAAAGAACATTTTGGCGATATAGAGGTGCATGTACTGAATCGAGAATTTATGTAA